The DNA region CTGATGAAGGACAAGAACATTTCCAGATTGCGCCGGGCACGCCGGACGCGAGCACAGATTCATCGTTCAGGCCAGCCGCGTCTGACCGTGCATCGCTCCGGGCGCCACATTTACGCACAGGTCATCGCGGCCGGCGGCGGTCACACCGTTGCCGCTGCCTCGACCCTGCAGAAAGACCTGGCCAAGGATCTGAAGAGCACCTGTAGTGTTGAGGCTGCTCAGGCGGTTGGCAAGAAGGTGGCCGAGCGCAGTATTGAAGCCGGCGTCGATGGCGTCGCATTTGATCGTTCGGGTTACAAGTATCACGGTCGCATCAAGGCCCTGGCCGATGCCGCACGTGAAGCCGGACTGAAGTTTTAAACCGAGACGGAATTGAACATGGCTAGAGATAACAGCACCGACGACCTGATCGAGAAGCTCGTTGCCGTCAACCGCGTGGTGAAGGTGGTCAAGGGCGGCCGGCAGTTCAGCTTTACGGCACTGACGGTGGTCGGTGACGGCGAAGGCAAGGTCGGATTTGGCTATGGCAAGGCGCGAGAAGTGCCGCTGGCCATCCAGAAGGCGATGGAGCGGGCGCGTCGGGACATGGTCCGGATCTCCCTGAATGAGGGCACACTCTGGCACCCGGTCAAGGCCAGCCACAGTGGTTCGCGCATTTACATGCAGCCTGCCAGTGAAGGTACCGGCGTGATCGCCGGTGGCCCGATGCGTGCCGTATTCGAGGCAGTCGGTGTGCACAACGTTCTGGCCAAGAGCATCGGATCGAACAATCCGATCAACCTTGTCAGAGCCACGATGAAGGGCCTGCAGTCCATGGCGACCCCGGAGCGCGTGGCGATCAAGCGTGGCAAACCCATTGAGGAGATTCTGGATAATCATGGCTAAGAAGAATCCCGGCAAGCTGCGTGTCACCCTGGTGCGCAGCACCAATGGCACGATCCGTCGTCACCGCGACAATGTGCGTGGTCTTGGTCTGAGGCGCATGCATCAGACTGTGGAACTGGAAGACACTCCGGCCATTCGCGGCATGATCCGCAAGGTCGATTACCTGCTTCGGGTCGAAGAGGCCTGAAACTGAAACCGTATTGGATAGCGACATGAAACTGAATTCACTGCAGCCAGGCGAAGGCAGCCGCAAGGAACGCAAGCGCGTCGGTCGAGGCATCGGTTCGGGTCTGGGAAAGACCGGCGGCCGGGGCCACAAGGGCCAGAAGTCTCGTTCCGGCGGTTATCACAAAGTCGGTTTCGAGGGCGGACAGATGCCGCTTCAGCGCCGTGTGCCTAAGGTCGGTTTCAACTCTGCCGTCAATCGATTCACGCGTGAAGTGCGGCTCTACCAGATTGCCGGTCTGGAGGCTGATGTGATCGATCTCGATACCCTGAAGAAGGCCGGTGTCGTCGATAACGAAACGCGTCGGGTTCGCCTGATCAACAAGGGCGAGATTGAACGCGCCGTTACCGTGCGGGGCATTCACGTAACCGCTGGCGCCACCAAGGCGATCGAAGCGGCAGGTGGCAAGGTCGAATAATGGCTCGCAGCGCATCGGACATGGCTGGAATGCTGGGCGGTATCGGCCGGCTCAAGGAGCTCAGGCAGCGCCTGTTCCTGGTGCTGGTCGCCTTGCTGGTTTTCCGCTTCGGTACCTTCATCCCGGTGCCGGGCATCAACCCGATTGCCCTGGTCGAGTTGATGGACATGACCCGGGGCACCATTGTGGACATTTTCAACATGTTCTCCGGTGGTGCGCTTGGGCGCTTTTCCATCTTCGCCCTGGGGGTCATGCCTTATATCTCCGCGGCCATCATCATGCAGTTGATGAGCCACGCCATTCCGCAGCTCCAGCAGCTGAGGAAGGAAGGTGAGGCCGGACGGCGCAAGATTACCCAGTACACCCGCTATTTCACCGTGGTGCTGGCCGCATTCCAGTCCCTCGGCGTGGCGATTGCGCTGCAGAACCAGAGTGCCGGGGCCGGGCTGCCGGTCGTGATTTCACCCGGACCGGGCTTCGTCCTGGCTGCGGTGGTCACGCTGACCGCCGGCACCGTGTTCCTGATGTGGCTGGGTGAGCAGATTACCGAACGCGGCATTGGTAACGGTATTTCCATTCTGATCTTTGCCGGCATCGTCGCCGAACTGCCATCGGCAGTGGGTTCCACGCTGGAGCTGGTGCGAACCGGCCAGCTGGGTATCCCAACGGCCACGCTGCTGTTGATCATGGCCTTGCTGGTGACCGCTTTCGTGGTCTTCGTCGAGCGCGGACAGCGCCGAATCACGGTGAACTACGCGCAGCGTCAGGGCAGAAAAGCGTACCGCAGCCAGTCCACGCACCTGCCGCTGAAAGTCAATATGTCCGGCGTGATTCCGGCCATTTTCGCCTCCAGTCTGGTGCTGTTCCCGGCAACGATTTCGACCTGGTTTGGTCAGGCCGAGGGTGCGACATGGCTTCAGAACGTGGCTCAACAGCTCAGCCCCGGTCAGCCGATCTACATCGCGCTGTTTGGTGGCCTGGTCGCGTTCTTCTGCTTCTTCTACACCGCGATTGTTTTCAACTCCAAGGAAACGGCGGACAATCTGAAGAAGTCGGGCGCATTTATTCCGGGCATCCGCCCTGGTCGCCAGACCGCCGATTACATCGACTATGTGCTTACCCGCCTGACGACGGTTGGCGCGATTTACCTGGTGGCGGTCTGTCTGCTGCCCGAGTTTCTGATCATGCAGTGGAACGTGCCGTTCTACTTCGGCGGAACCTCGTTGCTGATTATTGTCGTGGTGACCATGGATTTCATGGCCCAGCTCCAGGCTCACCTGATGTCGCATCAGTACGACAGCCTGCTGAAGAAATCGAACTTGAAGGGTTACGGTCGCAGCGGCGTCGTGCGTCGCTGAGGGCCGGAACCGTGACATTAGCGCATCCGGAGTAAGGAAGATGAAGGTTCAGGCATCGGTCAAGAAAATCTGCAGGAACTGCAAGGTGGTACGGCGTCGTGGCGTCGTCTACGTGATTTGCAGCGATCCCAAGCACAAGCAGCGCCAGGGATGATTCCCGGCGGTCGTCGCCCCGAAAATGGGGCTTGTGAAAATCGGCGCATCCCGGTACAATTGCCGGTTTGCGCCGACTGAACGCATACGGTTTTACGGAGTACAAGAATGGCACGTATTGCAGGCGTCAACCTCCCCGTGCAGAAGCACACCTGGGTCGCTCTGACGCATATCTACGGTATCGGGCGCACGCGCGCCTACCAGATTTGCGAGGCAACCGGGGTCGCCCCGGACACCAAGGTGCGCGACCTGACCGAAGCCGAGCAGGAAAAGCTGCGCCAGGAAGTCGGCAAGTACGATGTCGAGGGCGATCTGCGCCGCGAGGTGTCGATGAGCATCAAGCGACTCATGGATCTGGGCTGCTATCGCGGCCTGCGCCATCGTCGTGGTCTGCCCGTTCGCGGTCAGCGCACGCGCACCAATGCTCGCACCCGCAAGGGTCCGCGTCGTCCGATTCGTTGAGGTAGAACACCATGGCCAAGCAGCAAAGCTCCAAGGGAAAGAAGAAGATCAAGAAGACCGTTGTCGATGGCATCGCTCACGTGCATGCCTCGTTCAACAACACCATCATCACCATAACCGACCGGCAGGGCAATACCGTGTCGTGGGCGACCTCGGGCGGTTCAGGCTTCCGCGGTTCGCGCAAGTCGACCCCGTTTGCCGCCCAGGTGGCGGCAGACAGTGCTGGACGGGCCGCCCAGGAAGTGGGCATGAAGAACCTGGAAGTTCGGGTGAACGGTCCGGGGCCGGGTCGTGAATCGTCCGTACGGTCACTCAATGCGGTCGGTTTCAAGATCACGAATATCATCGACGTGACGCCGATTCCGCATAACGGCTGCCGTCCTCCCAAGAAACGTCGCGTGTAAGGCACAAGAGCGGATTTAACAGATTATGGCTAGATATACCGGACCGACCTGCAAACTCGCCCGCCGCGAGGGTGTGGATCTCAATCTCAAAAGCCCGGCGAGGGGCCTGGAGTCGAAGTGCAAGCTCAACCAGCCGCCGGGTCAGCATGGTGACAGCCGTCGCCAGCGCTTGTCGGATTACGCCTTGCAGCTTCGAGAGAAGCAGAAGGTCAGGCGGATGTACGGCGTGCTTGAGCGCCAGTTCCGCAACTATTACAAGGAAGCAGCCCGGCAGAAGGGTGCGACCGGCGAGGTGTTGCTGCAGTTGCTGGAAGGCAGGCTCGACAATGTCGTCTATCGTATGGGATTTGCCGTGACCCGCGCCCAGGCTCGCCAACTGGTCAGCCACAAGGCCGTGGAAATCAACGGCAAGGTCGTCAATATCCCTTCCTACCAGGTGCGTCCGGAAGATCGGGTGTCCATCCGGGAGAAGGCGCGCAAGCAGTTGCGAATTCAGGAAGCCATTACCGTGGCACGCGAGCTTGACCTCGTGCCTGCCTGGGTCGATGTGGACTTCGACAAGATGGAAGGTGTCTTCAAGGCCGCACCCGATCGGGATGATCTGCCGCCGGACATCAACGAGAGCCTGATCGTCGAGCTGTATTCGAAGTAATCTGTCCTGTTGTGCAGGCAGTCATTGTTCAATCCGAATTTTGGAGAGGCATTCATCCATGTCAGGCCAGATAACTGAACTCGTCGGCAAGATGCTCAGGCCCAAGGGTCTCATCGTCGATGAGATTTCCTCGCGCCGTGCTCGCATCACGCTGGAGCCGCTGGAGCGCGGCTTCGGGCACACGCTCGGCAATGCCCTGCGACGCATCCTGCTGTCCTCGATTCCCGGCAGCGCGATCAGTGAGGCCGAGATCGACGGTGTGCTGCACGAGTACACCGCGGTCGAAGGTCTGCAGGAAGACATCGTCGAGGTGCTGCTGAACCTCAAGGAAGTAGCGGTTCGCATGCACAATCGCGAAGAGGCCACGCTGACGCTGAGTCAGAACAAGAAGGGGCCGGTCACCGCGGGCGATATCCAGCTTGATCATGATATCGAGATCGTGAATCCCGAACTGGTCATTTGCAATCTGACCAAGGACACCGATCTGCGGATGCAGCTCAAGGTCACTCGTGGCGTGGGATACCAGCCGGCAGCGGCGCTGAAGTTCAACGAGGAAGAAACACGCACCATTGGCCGTCTGCAGCTTGATGCATCCTATTGCCCGGTGCACCGCGTTGCCTACAGCGTCGAGAGTGCTCGTGTGGGTCAGCGCACCGACCTCGACAAGCTGGTGCTCGATATCGAGACCAACGGCACGATGTCTTGCGAGGACGCAGTCAAGCTGGCCGCCGGCATCCTGGTTGATCAGATGTCGGTTTTCGTCGAGTTTGTTGCTCGCGAAAAGGACGAGGACGAGGATTCGGCAGAAACCTTCGATCCGATTCTGCTGCGGCCAATCGACGACCTGGAGTTGACCGTTCGTTCGGCCAACTGTCTGAAGGCCGAGCATATTCAGTATGTTGGCGACCTGGTTCAACGCACGGAGACGGAGTTGCTCAAGACCCCGAACCTGGGCAAGAAGTCGCTGACTGAGATCAAGACAGTGCTGGCGACCCACGATTTGTCGCTGGGTACCCGACTGGAAAACTGGCCGCCGCCCTCGTTGGCGCGTGCCGAGCACTGAGGAGTAAATCGCAATGCGTCATCGTAAAGCAGGTCGCAAACTGAACCGGAATTCGTCGCACCGTCGTGCGATGTTTCGCAACATGACTGCCAGCCTGATCGAGCATGAGCTGATCAAGACCACCTTGCCCAAGGCCAAGGAACTGCGTCGGGTCGCCGAGCCGCTGATCACCCTGGCCAAGGAAGACAGTGTGTCCGCGCGTCGGCAGGCCTTCAATCGTCTGCGTGATCGGGAAGCGGTTGGCAAGCTGTTCGGCGAGCTTGGTCCGCGCTACCGTGAGCGCCCGGGTGGCTATCTGCGTATTCTCAAGTGTGGCTTCCGCCCCGGAGACAAAGCCCCCATGGCGTATGTCGAGCTGGTTGACCGGCCTGATGCGCCGTCGGCCGAAGCCGCCGATTGATTTTCCGGTTTTGACCGGAGGTTCAGGAAGCCCGGCCATCGCGCCGGGCTTTTTTACGGCGGCGTGAGCGGGTCAGGTGCGGGTCTGTGCGCTAGAATGGGGCAGTTGTCCGGTTGGAGTTGTTCATGCGCCGAACCCTGATTTTTCTGGCAGGCAGTCTGATCATTGTCATGGGCCTGTGGGGCACGGCCGTTCTATACCTGGACGAGGCACGGCTGCAGCGCCTGCTTTCCAGTCATTTCAGTGAGCAGTCCGGACGGCACGTCGAGATTCGCGGCTCCGTATCCCTGCAGCTGTTTCCGGGCATTCGCATTGATGCTCGGGACGTGATCGTGTCCGGTCCACCGGGTCAGGACGGGCCGGCGTTGATGAATGCCGAGCAGATGTCGGTAGCCGTGCGGATGTGGCCGTTGCTGCGTGGCCAGGTGCAACCGTCCGAAGTCAGCGTAACAGGAGCGGCGGTCAATCTGTATCGTGATGAACGTGGCCGAGCCACGTTCGACGGTCTGCTGGGTCGGGCGGAGTCTGCGGACAACGGTGCGGCAGCCAGTCCCAATGGCATACCGGCCGGCGCCGCGATGCCCCGCATGCGGCTGGAGGATGTGCGGGTGGACGTCAGCGGTTTCGGGCTGGGGCCTTCCGGGCACCTCCAGATTGAGAACGTGGTGGTTCAGGACTTCGCGCTGGACCGAACCGTCGAATTCCACTTTGAGGGCAATGTCGGCGATCCCGCGTTGTTTTCCAGCATGATCGTCGATGGTCTGCTGCACGTTCCCTCCTCGCGGGAGCAACCCATACGATTGGGCAACATGCGCCTCAGGGGGGCATTGGCCGATAGTGGCGAACCCCTGGTGTTGCTTGGACAGATGTCGGTTGATTCACGCCCGGCTTTTGGCTGGCAACTCGATGATGGCCGCCTGGAACTCTCCGAACAGGCGCTGGGTCTCCAGGCTTCATACATGGGCGGGGAACGGGGCCAGATGCGAGTGCAGGGTGAATCCGAGATGCTGAGCATGCCAGCCGATCCACTTGGGATTCCGCCAGTCAGCGATCAACTCGTGCCGCTGCTGCGTGGCATGGACCTTGAGCTGGCCCTGAACGTCGAACACTTGGAAGTCGGAGGGCTCTCGGCCAGCGAGGTGCTGCTGGAACTGGGGGTCGAGGATGGTGTTGCCGAACTGAGTCAGTTGGCGGCATTACTGCCTGGCGGAGTACTTGCCGGCAACGGCCGGTGGGATCTCATGGCAGACCCCGCTGCTGGTCGGCTGGACTTGAGCCTGGTGGCCGATGATCTGGCTGAAAGTCTCCCTGCGCTTGGACTTCCCGGGCTGGTCAGCGGAAGCGGACAGATCGAATGGAGGGCCCTGGAGCGCCCCGCGCGATTGACTCCGGTGTCGAGTGGAGAGGGGCGGTTCGAGTTCTGGGAAGGTCGCTGGGTGCTCGACGACGGGGAGGAGTTCGAGTTCGAGAGAATGGCCGGGACATTCTTGAAATCGCCTGGCCGACTCGATGTTCCGGAGCTAGAGCTGAGGTCTGCCGCTGGCGAGTTGACCGGACTGGTATCGCTTCAGCTCGATGAGGGCGAGCTGGTCGGGCACCTGGTGCCGGAGGGTGAAGGGCAGGAGATCGCGCTGTCGGGACAGTGGCGCTCGGCAAGCGCCGAATCAGACGGCGATGGGCAGCAGGGCAGCGGGGACTCTCACTGAAGATATGAGCTGGCAGACAATGACAGCGTGGCCAGATTGCACGTCGTCGGCCATGCCCCCTGAACTTCGGCTTACAGTATAGTATCGGCCATGAATTCCCCTGATGCCTCCACCAGGCCGGCCAGCCGACGGTTCGGTTCGCTGCGTGCCCTGCGGCCGTTTGTGGCCCGTTACCGCATTCAGATCGCCCTGGCCGCGCTCTTCCTGCTGGTATCTGCTGCCGGTGCACTGGCCATTCCGCTGGCTGTGGGCCAGGTCATCGATCGCGGCTTCATGGCCGACAATCTTCAGCATATCAATCGCTGGTTCTGGTTGCTGTTCGCGGCGGCCTCGGTCATGGCCGTGGGCGGTGGCTTGCGCTTCTACTGGGTCAGCTGGCTGGGGCAGCGTGTGGTCGCCGACGTC from Wenzhouxiangella sp. AB-CW3 includes:
- the rplR gene encoding 50S ribosomal protein L18; protein product: MKDKNISRLRRARRTRAQIHRSGQPRLTVHRSGRHIYAQVIAAGGGHTVAAASTLQKDLAKDLKSTCSVEAAQAVGKKVAERSIEAGVDGVAFDRSGYKYHGRIKALADAAREAGLKF
- the rpsE gene encoding 30S ribosomal protein S5 produces the protein MARDNSTDDLIEKLVAVNRVVKVVKGGRQFSFTALTVVGDGEGKVGFGYGKAREVPLAIQKAMERARRDMVRISLNEGTLWHPVKASHSGSRIYMQPASEGTGVIAGGPMRAVFEAVGVHNVLAKSIGSNNPINLVRATMKGLQSMATPERVAIKRGKPIEEILDNHG
- the rpmD gene encoding 50S ribosomal protein L30, giving the protein MAKKNPGKLRVTLVRSTNGTIRRHRDNVRGLGLRRMHQTVELEDTPAIRGMIRKVDYLLRVEEA
- the rplO gene encoding 50S ribosomal protein L15 — its product is MKLNSLQPGEGSRKERKRVGRGIGSGLGKTGGRGHKGQKSRSGGYHKVGFEGGQMPLQRRVPKVGFNSAVNRFTREVRLYQIAGLEADVIDLDTLKKAGVVDNETRRVRLINKGEIERAVTVRGIHVTAGATKAIEAAGGKVE
- the secY gene encoding preprotein translocase subunit SecY, whose protein sequence is MARSASDMAGMLGGIGRLKELRQRLFLVLVALLVFRFGTFIPVPGINPIALVELMDMTRGTIVDIFNMFSGGALGRFSIFALGVMPYISAAIIMQLMSHAIPQLQQLRKEGEAGRRKITQYTRYFTVVLAAFQSLGVAIALQNQSAGAGLPVVISPGPGFVLAAVVTLTAGTVFLMWLGEQITERGIGNGISILIFAGIVAELPSAVGSTLELVRTGQLGIPTATLLLIMALLVTAFVVFVERGQRRITVNYAQRQGRKAYRSQSTHLPLKVNMSGVIPAIFASSLVLFPATISTWFGQAEGATWLQNVAQQLSPGQPIYIALFGGLVAFFCFFYTAIVFNSKETADNLKKSGAFIPGIRPGRQTADYIDYVLTRLTTVGAIYLVAVCLLPEFLIMQWNVPFYFGGTSLLIIVVVTMDFMAQLQAHLMSHQYDSLLKKSNLKGYGRSGVVRR
- the rpmJ gene encoding 50S ribosomal protein L36 produces the protein MKVQASVKKICRNCKVVRRRGVVYVICSDPKHKQRQG
- the rpsM gene encoding 30S ribosomal protein S13 codes for the protein MARIAGVNLPVQKHTWVALTHIYGIGRTRAYQICEATGVAPDTKVRDLTEAEQEKLRQEVGKYDVEGDLRREVSMSIKRLMDLGCYRGLRHRRGLPVRGQRTRTNARTRKGPRRPIR
- the rpsK gene encoding 30S ribosomal protein S11 — translated: MAKQQSSKGKKKIKKTVVDGIAHVHASFNNTIITITDRQGNTVSWATSGGSGFRGSRKSTPFAAQVAADSAGRAAQEVGMKNLEVRVNGPGPGRESSVRSLNAVGFKITNIIDVTPIPHNGCRPPKKRRV
- the rpsD gene encoding 30S ribosomal protein S4, whose protein sequence is MARYTGPTCKLARREGVDLNLKSPARGLESKCKLNQPPGQHGDSRRQRLSDYALQLREKQKVRRMYGVLERQFRNYYKEAARQKGATGEVLLQLLEGRLDNVVYRMGFAVTRAQARQLVSHKAVEINGKVVNIPSYQVRPEDRVSIREKARKQLRIQEAITVARELDLVPAWVDVDFDKMEGVFKAAPDRDDLPPDINESLIVELYSK
- a CDS encoding DNA-directed RNA polymerase subunit alpha; the encoded protein is MSGQITELVGKMLRPKGLIVDEISSRRARITLEPLERGFGHTLGNALRRILLSSIPGSAISEAEIDGVLHEYTAVEGLQEDIVEVLLNLKEVAVRMHNREEATLTLSQNKKGPVTAGDIQLDHDIEIVNPELVICNLTKDTDLRMQLKVTRGVGYQPAAALKFNEEETRTIGRLQLDASYCPVHRVAYSVESARVGQRTDLDKLVLDIETNGTMSCEDAVKLAAGILVDQMSVFVEFVAREKDEDEDSAETFDPILLRPIDDLELTVRSANCLKAEHIQYVGDLVQRTETELLKTPNLGKKSLTEIKTVLATHDLSLGTRLENWPPPSLARAEH
- the rplQ gene encoding 50S ribosomal protein L17 — encoded protein: MRHRKAGRKLNRNSSHRRAMFRNMTASLIEHELIKTTLPKAKELRRVAEPLITLAKEDSVSARRQAFNRLRDREAVGKLFGELGPRYRERPGGYLRILKCGFRPGDKAPMAYVELVDRPDAPSAEAAD
- a CDS encoding AsmA family protein; the protein is MRRTLIFLAGSLIIVMGLWGTAVLYLDEARLQRLLSSHFSEQSGRHVEIRGSVSLQLFPGIRIDARDVIVSGPPGQDGPALMNAEQMSVAVRMWPLLRGQVQPSEVSVTGAAVNLYRDERGRATFDGLLGRAESADNGAAASPNGIPAGAAMPRMRLEDVRVDVSGFGLGPSGHLQIENVVVQDFALDRTVEFHFEGNVGDPALFSSMIVDGLLHVPSSREQPIRLGNMRLRGALADSGEPLVLLGQMSVDSRPAFGWQLDDGRLELSEQALGLQASYMGGERGQMRVQGESEMLSMPADPLGIPPVSDQLVPLLRGMDLELALNVEHLEVGGLSASEVLLELGVEDGVAELSQLAALLPGGVLAGNGRWDLMADPAAGRLDLSLVADDLAESLPALGLPGLVSGSGQIEWRALERPARLTPVSSGEGRFEFWEGRWVLDDGEEFEFERMAGTFLKSPGRLDVPELELRSAAGELTGLVSLQLDEGELVGHLVPEGEGQEIALSGQWRSASAESDGDGQQGSGDSH